The region CTTTTCTTCCGATGCATGGAATAATGTGACCTTTACTGCGGGTGAAGTCAGAAACCCCAGGCGCAACCTGCCGCTGTCCCTTGCACTGGGCACCGGCATGGTGACGGCCCTGTATCTGCTGGCGAACCTGGCCTATCTCTTTGTGCTGCCTCTCGAAGCAATCCAGAGCGCCCCTGATGATCGGGTGGCCACCGCCGCCATGGCCACAGTCTTCCATGGGGCCGGGCCGGCGATGATGGCTGTCGCCATCATGATTTCGACCTTCGGCTGCAATAACGGGCTCATCCTCTCCGGCGCCCGTGTTTATTACGCCATGGCTCGGGACGGGCTTTTTTTCAAACAGACGGGACGGCTCAATGCGCGCAGCGTGCCGGCCGCCGGCCTGGCCCTGCAATGCCTTTGGGCCTGTCTCTTGGCGCTGCCGCGCACCCGCCTTCGGGGTTTTGGCGGGGCCCTGCTGCTGGACACCGCAGGCCACCCTCAATACGGCAATCTGTATAGCGTGTTGCTTGATTATGTCATCTTTGCCGTCCTGATCTTTTATGTGCTCACCATCGCCGGGCTGTTCGTGCTCCGTCGCAAACGGCCCGAAGCGGAGCGGCCCTATCGCGCCTTTGGGTATCCGATCATTCCGGGCCTGTACCTTGCGGCTGCCAGCGCCATTCTCGTGGTGCTGCTCTTTTACAAGACCGCCACATCCTTGCCTGGGTTGGCTATCGTCTTAATTGGAGTTCCCATTTATTTTCTGTGGCGACCGGCAAAGCCGGAGGAGCGAACTCCCGCGAGCCCCCATTAATCAGGGCCTGGTGGAACCCAGCCCTCCGAGGAATTCACGTGCCGGTCTTTTGGAGGGGTTATGATTTTCTCCACAAATCGAAGGGCTTAGCGGCCTGGGTCCGGAAAGGGAGCGCCACTTTGCGCCCCGTGCCGGCGGACTCATAGGCGGCGAAGAGTACTTCCATTACCGCGCGCGCATCGCCCCCGGTAACCAGCGGCGTCTTGTCATTCTTCACGCAATCGACGAAATGGGCCATCTCGTGCACAAAACCATAATTCCAGATTTCCTCGTAAATCGTGAACGACCAACCAACGGTCGAGCCGGCCTTTTCAACGGCGTAATCGTAGCCGGAGGCGCTGTAAGTTTCGATGGCGTTGCCGTGCAGCAAATCCGCATAGGCGACTCCTTTGGAGCCGTGGACCTCAGCGCGATCATCCATCCCGCCAAGCTTGGTCCAACTCTCTTCCGCCATCGCGGTGACGCCGTTGGCGAATTCCAGGATGAGAATGGCGTTATCATCTCCCTGGGTTTTTTGGTTGTGTACGTGTGTGCCCATTTGCGCATAAACCGATTTTATCGGTGGCCGGCCCAGCATCCATCGGAAGAACTCGATGGCGTGGCAGCCCATGTCCATCGTCACACCGCCGCCGGCGCGGTTCACGTCCCAGAAATGTGGCGCATGCGGGCCATCATGCTTCTCGGATTGCTTGATGAGAACAGGCTGGCCCAGAGCGCCGCTGTCCAGCAGTTGTTTCATGCGAACGTACTTGGGAGCGAAACACAGCTCCTCGGCGTACATGAATTTAACGCCGGCCTTGCGGCACGCCTCGAGCATGCGGTCGGCTTCAGCCAGATTCAGGCACATCGGTTTCTCCAGAATAATATGCTTGCCGGCTGCGGCAGCATCGGCCACGGCCTGACAATGAAGGTCGTTTGGAATGCCGATGACCACCAGGTCCAGTTCCTCCATTTCCAATAGCTTGCGATAATCAGTAAAAAAATGGGGAATACCCTGGCTCTTGGCGAAGGCCTGTGCTTTGGCGGCAGTGGGCGAAGCCACGGCCATAATCTCCGCGTCAGGGCAGCGCTTGAGGGCCTCAGTGTGGATGGCTGCAACGAAGCCCGATCCCATTAAGCCGACTTTGACTTGATTATACATAGGATTCTTCAGTTCCCATCGCCTGCCGATCGCACAGGACCGTAGTATTTCCGCGCAGCCACAGAAAGGAAGCTGGAAACCTCGTGCTCACCCGCGGCCGCAGCAGGCGTTTCATAGCCTCGCGTTTCTTTGCTCCGCTGACCAGCAGCAGAATCCTTTGCGAGCGCAAAATGTCCCCCATCCCAATGGTGAGGCCATACCTTGGTTTCTGTTTGAGACCCTTGAGCATGGCGTGAGCCAGCGAACTTTTCGACAGTTTCGCCACATGCGCCTGCGGAACCAAATCAGCCGCCGGTTCGTTCATAGCCAC is a window of Verrucomicrobiia bacterium DNA encoding:
- a CDS encoding Gfo/Idh/MocA family oxidoreductase, producing the protein MYNQVKVGLMGSGFVAAIHTEALKRCPDAEIMAVASPTAAKAQAFAKSQGIPHFFTDYRKLLEMEELDLVVIGIPNDLHCQAVADAAAAGKHIILEKPMCLNLAEADRMLEACRKAGVKFMYAEELCFAPKYVRMKQLLDSGALGQPVLIKQSEKHDGPHAPHFWDVNRAGGGVTMDMGCHAIEFFRWMLGRPPIKSVYAQMGTHVHNQKTQGDDNAILILEFANGVTAMAEESWTKLGGMDDRAEVHGSKGVAYADLLHGNAIETYSASGYDYAVEKAGSTVGWSFTIYEEIWNYGFVHEMAHFVDCVKNDKTPLVTGGDARAVMEVLFAAYESAGTGRKVALPFRTQAAKPFDLWRKS
- a CDS encoding amino acid permease — its product is MSLKSFNQTSSTETGFIQGLGLMDATMLVAGSMIGSGVFIVSADISRDLGASGWLLLAWVVTGALTMSAALSYGELAAMMPRAGGQYIYLREAYSPLWGFLYGWTLFLVIQTGTIAAVAVAFSRFLGALAPGISPTAWIIPPINLSASYALSLSTQQLVAVLIIIALTAINMRGLRLGKMIQNIFTSAKALSLVALILIGFFIGRNSEVLSANFTNWWTPRPVTTIKPDLAVLPAISAAGGAFGLFVAFCVAQVGSLFSSDAWNNVTFTAGEVRNPRRNLPLSLALGTGMVTALYLLANLAYLFVLPLEAIQSAPDDRVATAAMATVFHGAGPAMMAVAIMISTFGCNNGLILSGARVYYAMARDGLFFKQTGRLNARSVPAAGLALQCLWACLLALPRTRLRGFGGALLLDTAGHPQYGNLYSVLLDYVIFAVLIFYVLTIAGLFVLRRKRPEAERPYRAFGYPIIPGLYLAAASAILVVLLFYKTATSLPGLAIVLIGVPIYFLWRPAKPEERTPASPH